CCCATCATCGTCGCCGAGAACAAGGTCGGGCGCGCGCCGTGCGCGATCAGCAATTGTGCGATGTCGTAGCGTCCCGTATGAGATGCCGCGCCGAGCGCGTCTTCCCAATCGCCGAAGCCCCAGTCCACGGCGGCCTTGGCTAACGCGGGGTGTGCCTCGAGCAGTTGTGTGACGCGAGCGAGATCGAAATGCGCTACTCTGACCATCTCACTGACCATCGCGGGATCCTGTCGGGGAAACTGCGTCGACATGGGTCCCGGTGCCGGCACAGAAGGACGGGGCAACGGCGCGCGGCGAGGCAGCGTGCCCGCAATCAACGTTCCGGCTCCGAGGGCGAGGAACGATCGACGATCTCCAGACGGCATGACGACAGCGCTCCGTGAAGTTGTGCGACGATGTTCCGCTGCCGAGCCGGCGAAGTCCATTCGCGTCTGCTGAGCGCTTGCTGATTTTCTGATGAGCGAACGAAACGTTTACGTTTCTGCGAGTGCGATCCAGCCTATCCGACGCTACGTTAGCCCCGTGTACGCCTTTGGTGATTTTCGGTTTGATTCCGCGACCGGCGAGCTGACTCGGGGTGACGCGGTCGAACGCCTCGCGCCGCAGACCGCGCTCGTGCTCCGCGTGCTCGTCGAGCGATCTGGCGAGGTAATCTCGCGCGACGAGTTCCGCCGGCGCGTGTGGCCGAACGCAACGGTCGAGTTCGACCAAGGGCTCAACTTCAGCATCCGCCAGCTGCGCATTGCGCTTGGCGACGACGCGGCCGCGCCGACGTACATCGAAACCCTGCCGCGCCGCGGCTATCGGTTTCGCGCGCGAGTCGTGCGTGACGAAGTGGACGCCGTCCAACCTGACTCTCCGAGCGCGCAGACCGGCGCTGGCCGTCGCGTCATAGCTCAGCGCTGGGCCGCTCTCGCTCTGGCGATCGTCGTGTTCGGCGGCGCCGTCGCATGGGTCGCGCACAGGTCGGGTCGTGCGCCCGTTCTGGCGATCGTTCCGTTCGATGCGGATTCGACCGTTCCCGGCCTGGCAGAGTACCGCGATGAGCTGAGCGAGTCGCTCGTCGAGCGCTTGACCAGCCGACTCGGCGCATCGGCCGTGATCGTCGGCCCGGCTATGACGAAGCGATTCGGATCGCGTACGCCGATCGACAGCATTCACGCCACGCTCGGTGCGGCCTACGCTATTTCGGGTGTCGTACGCCGGCGCGCGAATGGGGTGGATATATTCGCGCAATACGTGCGCGCGAAGGACCGCGGCCACGTCTGGGGATTCCGTGTTCTCGATTCCACCGCGCACCGTGACGCCGAGATCGGCGCACACATCGCGGATTCGGTCGCGGCGATCGTTCTGAGTCCGACGCCGCGAGCGGCACGCGGCTTCGAGCGGCCGGTCAAACCGCGGTAGACGTCGGTAGACGCCGCCGCGCTCAGCGCGCTTCAGCCGCCGACTCGCCCAACGACGCGAGCGTTTTCTTGATCACGGCCTCCGCCTGTGTGTACGTCGCCCGCAGCTCGTCTTCATTCGAAACCAGCTCCGCCGTGTAATTCGAAAGCTGCGGACCCGCCGTGCCCGTTCCGCCCGCGGCAACCAGCCGGTTGATGCCGTCGCGGCTCTCGTCGCGCACGCGGGCCTGCAGCGTGTAGGTGAGCGACAGCGCCGCGACGGTCTCGTAGTCGAGCTTCGTGAGCGCCTGGGTCGACACGGCGGTGGTCCACGCCGTCTCGAGCAGCGACGGCGCGCGCAGACCGTCCACGCCGCCGCCGGTGGCGAGATCCGGCGGCAATCGCGTCGTGTGCGCCGAGTCCGCGCGGGCGAGGATCGTGCGAATTCCGCGATGATACGGTATCACGTCGTCGAGCCGCGCTTCGTTGCGGCGAACCTCGGTGAGAAACGTGCGCAGCGACTTGATCGCCAGCTCGTGGTCGGCGCGCCGCTCCTTCCACTTGTCCACCCAGAGCGCCAGGAGAATGCCGACCATGATCGACGGCGACTGCTTGATGATTTCCTTCACCCATTCGGGCAGGCGCATCTTGCGGCGCCAGTCGGCGGGCTTGCCGCCGTCGCGATCTTCGTTCGTCGAGCGCTCGACGCGTTCGTCGCTCATCGTGGCATCTCGGTCACTTCAGCGGATAGCCGGGATCGGACGGGAGCTTCCCGTCGATGCGCAGGACCTTCACACCGGACGTCACGGCTGACGCGGGCACGAAGGTGATCGAGCCGCGAATCGCCTCGACGAGGTTGAGCGCCATGTCGGTGCTGTAGACGATCTTCGGTCCGCCCGCCACCTCGGCGCGAAACATCTTGCCGATCCAGTATTCGTGAAAGCGCTCCTCATCCATGTGATAGATGCGCTCGAGCACGATCGACCGCTCGCGCGCCGTCGGCGCGCGCACGAGCAGCGTGACCTTGGAGTGATCGTGCCAGAATTGCTGATCGCCCATGAAGAGACGGCGCAGCTCGTCGAAGCTCACG
The nucleotide sequence above comes from Gemmatimonadaceae bacterium. Encoded proteins:
- a CDS encoding winged helix-turn-helix domain-containing protein — protein: MYAFGDFRFDSATGELTRGDAVERLAPQTALVLRVLVERSGEVISRDEFRRRVWPNATVEFDQGLNFSIRQLRIALGDDAAAPTYIETLPRRGYRFRARVVRDEVDAVQPDSPSAQTGAGRRVIAQRWAALALAIVVFGGAVAWVAHRSGRAPVLAIVPFDADSTVPGLAEYRDELSESLVERLTSRLGASAVIVGPAMTKRFGSRTPIDSIHATLGAAYAISGVVRRRANGVDIFAQYVRAKDRGHVWGFRVLDSTAHRDAEIGAHIADSVAAIVLSPTPRAARGFERPVKPR